One stretch of Enterobacter sp. RHBSTW-00994 DNA includes these proteins:
- a CDS encoding HlyD family secretion protein — MFRKEAIEYQRTQWEGKAILLPGIPFYYIVLLCILFISAITTFVVKGTYTRRVVVHGEITTFPGPVNIYASTQGTVVQKYITEGDHVKKGDTLFLIHSGVSTQSGFVDENKKRDIDLQIKSISSMMTNLYSTKQSTLNSLSVQKQHYQSSFKVSSTLLTQAQQELHQIEKNVSDYRAYQKKGLVTKDQMSSQSALLYQQQSNVSDLVARKSQDQVQVDTLNHQIQTQASDYDQQIYQLEQQKYELEKEKLNTEAEGNYVIKATADGAIDSVNTAQGKMLSAGDVLARVQQSTHSPCYLETWVSDEVLPYLTVGQQVNVSYDAFPYEKFGQFRASISAISRLPAPKTELQSKQTIAQEFYDDKKSWYKIMIKPERQSVQVHGKPLVLGTGMKAQITLFLEKRRVYEWLLSPFYEMKMSVMDVGND, encoded by the coding sequence TTGTTTCGCAAGGAAGCCATTGAATATCAACGAACCCAATGGGAAGGCAAAGCCATTCTTCTTCCCGGCATTCCTTTTTACTATATCGTATTGCTCTGTATCCTTTTTATCAGTGCTATCACCACTTTCGTCGTTAAAGGGACATATACCCGACGCGTCGTTGTTCATGGCGAGATAACTACATTCCCCGGCCCCGTTAATATTTATGCCTCCACACAGGGTACGGTTGTACAGAAATACATTACCGAGGGTGACCACGTAAAAAAAGGCGACACCTTATTTCTCATCCACTCTGGCGTATCGACCCAGTCAGGTTTCGTTGATGAGAATAAAAAAAGAGATATTGATCTACAGATAAAAAGTATCAGTAGCATGATGACAAATTTGTACTCGACGAAACAAAGTACGCTCAATTCACTTTCTGTGCAGAAACAACATTATCAGTCCAGTTTTAAGGTCTCATCGACCCTTCTTACTCAGGCGCAGCAGGAATTACATCAAATAGAGAAAAACGTTTCAGATTATCGTGCCTATCAGAAAAAAGGGCTTGTCACTAAAGATCAGATGAGCAGTCAAAGCGCCCTTCTTTATCAACAACAGAGCAATGTTTCCGATCTGGTCGCCAGAAAATCACAGGACCAAGTACAAGTCGACACCCTTAATCATCAGATTCAAACGCAAGCCTCCGACTATGACCAGCAGATTTATCAGCTTGAGCAACAAAAATACGAGCTGGAAAAAGAAAAACTGAATACGGAAGCCGAGGGGAACTATGTCATTAAAGCTACAGCCGATGGCGCAATCGACTCGGTAAATACGGCACAGGGAAAAATGCTTAGTGCAGGAGATGTATTAGCCCGTGTTCAGCAGAGCACGCATTCACCCTGTTATCTCGAAACCTGGGTTTCAGATGAGGTATTACCTTATCTTACCGTCGGCCAGCAGGTTAATGTCAGTTATGACGCGTTTCCTTATGAGAAATTTGGACAGTTCAGGGCATCAATATCCGCAATTTCAAGGCTCCCTGCCCCAAAAACAGAATTACAGTCGAAACAAACTATCGCGCAGGAATTTTATGACGATAAAAAATCCTGGTACAAGATCATGATCAAACCTGAACGCCAGTCTGTGCAGGTTCATGGCAAGCCGCTTGTTCTCGGCACAGGAATGAAAGCACAAATCACGCTTTTCCTGGAAAAAAGACGTGTCTATGAATGGTTATTGTCGCCATTTTATGAAATGAAAATGAGCGTAATGGATGTGGGCAATGACTAA